The window ACCTGCATCAGCCTTCATCAAGATGTCATTGACAACTCTTACAAGGCAATCTCCGTGCTGTGTTGCTGTTGGAAACCTGAAATTTCTCAAAAATATTATTACTCATCAAGACCTCCAACAATTGATTTGAGTCAATTTTATCTAGGATTTTTGATAGAAAGGGAAGCTTAAAAATTGGACGCTGGTTGCTATGGTTGGAGTGATCAGAACCAGGTTTTTTGAGAAGTAGCTGGACACTAGCGGTCTTAAAATAATCGGGAACACATCCAGAAAATAAAGAACTGTTGATGATAGAGCAGGCATGGGCTACAGTATCTAGAACCTCTAATAAAAATTTGGTAGGTATTTTGTCCAGTGGGCTTGATGATGGTGTCATATGTGCAATAGTTCCAGTTAATTATTGGATAGTTATTTccttaaaaacatataaagtaTTCAGCTGAGGACAATACATGGCAGACACAGAAGTGAGGGTGTTAAATTTTGATGGAATGTCATCAATCTTGTCTatgaaaaaggttaaaaacCTTTGACAGTCTGCATTTGAAGTAATAGGCACACCAGGAGAACCAGTGGTCGATCAGTGGACTTAAATGGGCATCTAGGCTTGTGCTGGTTGGAAGTGATGAGCtctgaaaaatattttgctcTTGCATCTTTAATTGCACTGTTATAAGATTGTAATAAAAATTTTATAGCTCATAGTGTACCGAGAGCTTTGGTTTCTTCCACTGTCTCTCAACCTTCCTACATTCCCTTTTAATGCCACAGATTCTTTCAGTAATCCAAGGTGATACAATAGATTATTTggatttaaataaacattttagaaGAGAAACCATATCTTAAGCAATTGTGCACATATCATAGAAGCAGTTCACTAAGTCATTTGTGTTTGAGAGCAAATGTAAGGATTCACCAGACTTCACAAATAATGAGGAAAATTTTGAAGCACTAGTGTCATTAAAGATGCGTGAGCAAATTTCCAGCTTATGAAGATTCCTGTTCACACAGagttaaaaacaagacagagatGATTAGAGATAAAAACATCACTTAAAACCAAAGATGATAAATCCAGATTCAAAGTAAAAACTAAGTCCAATGTATGGCCACACTTATGAGTGGGGCCTGGCACATGTTGAGTGAAATTAAAAGACTCCGTAATGTTTAAAAATTCAGTAGCAAAGCCATCAGAAATATCATCAACGTGGATGTCAAAGTCACCAGCAATTGAAACTCTGTCATGATAAACTGAGGATAATAACTGACAGTGTGGGCAAAATCAGTATTGCTGGATTGTGGAGGACGATAAAGGACAAACAACAGGATCTATGCAATAAGATTTTAGGACAAGGGCCTCAAAGCTAGTGAGATTGTTGGAAGGTAACAggccacatttaaaaagattttttaaatacaacacCTAGCCCACCACCCCGACTACGAGCCCTGGGAGAGCTGATAAAATCATAATCCTGGCGGGTATCATTCTAAAAACAAGCTATGCTCACCTGGTTACCAGGTCTCAGCAAGAAACATAAAGTCAAGATTTTcggataaaataaaatcattttaaaaaatgtcttattttaaaGTGGGCATATATTTAAAAGAGCTAATTTGACATCAGAAGTAATAGGCACGGCAGTTTTAGCAACTAGAGAAATAGGTTCCTCTTGGTTAGGTGAGTCTTTCTAAGTACCTGATTTTCAGGCAGGATGACCAAAATTAGGAATTTCAGGTTTCACCAGTTGAAAgtttaaaaactctttattttcaagattttttttttttttttttttttacaataaaaccACATATCCGAgagtacatttacattttcttcagaGTATGaatcacaaacattttacagttgccACTCCATGACAGCAGTTATAGTtcaagtgtaaaaacatttgatttgtatattaatattttcatgaaCAAGTAAATGAAGTGCAAACTATTCTGCATTTTATTGTACTATTCAAAAAGAACAGGGGAGTTAATCAGCTGCAGGTACTTATTTTGAATGACTTGAATGCTGTAGAGAAAAGGgcattaaatcaaataatatcCCATGTACTGATAAATGTGGCACATCACATGACAACATCATTCATCTTCAGGCTGACAGGAGACATTCTGTGTGTCAAAGGGGATCCTGAGGTGATGGATGGAGATGTTCTCCTGACAGCAGGCTGGTTTGTCCCATCTTCACTCACTGCTACTCTTCATccaaacagcaacagcagcacgATACAGACCGAATTCACTGCAATCAATGGCACTGCAGGGCAAGTAGACACACAGTAGACGACATGATCAGCATCAGCCATTAGACTTGTGAACAGCCACAGTACAAGAAAGGGTCAGTTTACCTCGTGTATAGACTGATAAATGCACTTTGCCTTTGTGGTGTTGGATATTGTTGGCCAGCTACAGACCGGCCTCTGCCATGAATCCTGTATTTAAACTCTTTCTAACACTGTCATATTtgtattctttctttttattatgtGTGTTAATGAATTGTATTGTGTAGTATGTGTCACTCATCGTTTaagagtgagtgaatgagtgtgtgtgtgtgtgtgtgtgtgtggacacatACCTCTCATCACTGTCCTCACAGAGCGAATAAGGTTCATCAGCTGCTCTTTGATACCTGGTTCATCACCAAACCCTCCGACACTTTGGTCCACTCCCCAGCCAACTAATGATCagataatgtaaataaaagaaacatagaTTATGCTTAGAATGAGTAGTTTTCTTTAAATTAGAAAGACACTTTTGAAATAGTCATGCTCATTTAGATTATTATTTGAAGAAACTGCAACACGTTTTCTgtctatttgttgttttatcagtattttCATTCCACAGTTTTGTACTTCAGTCTGTACTGTATCATTGTAGCGCCTCGGCTTTGctaataaagtttattgaagTAGGCTATTTAAACCAGTAGGCTATTAAACCAATATTCATCTGCTATATTAAAACGATATAGAAACTCTCTCTCAGCTGTCCATTGAAGGCAGGTACACCAACTTTAAGCTGCGTTACCTTTCActgaacattaaaatgtttttacatttcctcTGTTTGGTTGCTAGCTGGTTACCACTAGCTAATTTAATGACTAGTTGAAATGACACTTGACGGCGTATATTATTTTACAGCCACTTACTTTTACTTAGAAATCTTTCCTCGTGTAATACAGCCACCGCATTCACACACAGGATTGCCGCTTGAATGAGGGAGTACAAGGAAAAAGCCATGATGTCTCAACAAGCAGTTAGCTGTGAGTTAGCAGAAACTATTTAGGTCTGACGTAGCCTACGGTGGTGGAGAAAGGACAAACTTCATGAATGCTAAGCATGTTGATTTTTCGCGGTCGTACAGATCAGATACACATTTACCAGGGTGCATTTATCTTGAGTATGCTTAAATCAAAGTATCACCACAATGCAAAATTAGTCAAAAATTAAGTCCTGAATTAAAAGTGTATAAAGTACAATAACCATTATTATGGAAAAAGCATTATCTGTAAAAtgacttaaagatcccctcttgttttcatgtgcttggaataataaatgGTATAATAAAGtcctaaaaaaaatccagaatctatgaatacaCAAATGCTGTTAATTtcaagtttaactgttggacacaagatgtcgCTTAATTCACTGTTAAGTCCAGTGTTTATGCactcaagtttccacatcacactggccctcaattggctccaaactagtcatgatgtcacaaatcatgctcacaGATACACCCcttaactcagatttaaggtgagcacagagaaattttcccccttcagcagatgaatgtgaaaacagccttttaatGTCagcctctgcacacacatcatcctacacagtgaagctcaaacatccaactctaggaacaagaagaaaaacacatttttgactagagggggactttaaagcAGCATAAGtaaaatgatgcaaaatgatCTCATCCATAGTATTTAATTGTATTGTTGGATTATAATTGATGCAATAATGTTGGAGGCGTTTTAAATGTAGCTGGTCATGGGGAAGCTAATTTGATTAGTTATATACTGTTGGTAGTTTAATTAGTAAGAATTGCAAACTAGGAACTACAGCTGTCACataaagtggagtaaaaagtttTTCCTGTAAAATGTAGTGAGGTGGATATAAAGTATCATACAATAAACATACTCAAATACCTCAAATTTGTGCTGTAGTAGAGTACTTCGGTAGATGTAGTTACTTCCCACCACTGCTTAGCTACCATCAGTACCTGTGCTACtccacaaattaaaacatctgTTTACAAAAGAGTTATGGTGCAAGTTCAGATAAGTTACAACAAATTTACAGAAGTTCTTGTGTTTATCTGAGCAAATACTGTGCAGACTGAATCCATACAGTTTCCCTTATTTAATACAGAATTTGCTGCCAGTCTTCAGCTGTGCAAAAATGATCCACATCATCTACAATCAAAAAACACATCCCAGACAGAATCATGAGAATAAAAATCTTTATTAGTGTTTTATGAAGTCTGCATAATATGCCACACGCCTGAGAAGCTtatggtcagaaaaaaaaaaaaaaaaaaagaactgctCTATCAATACCGCCCTCTACTGGTAAAACAACTGCGACATCTACTGTACTGACTGCTTTGCAAAAAGATTACtgttaaatacacacatactgtactacTGTTATGTATATGTACGTCTGGTCCACGTCAGtttttgtaatgtattttttcacattcatatgTTGTAGGCCAAAGATAAAAACAATGTAACACTGGACCCTAACACATGGTTCATTTCCCCAAATCCAAACTTGACTAGGTGCACTTAAAGTACAATCACTAGTGCCAAAAGGTAAACACATTTACACCAAAAAGAAGGGAAATTCTGCCATTATTGTCATTATGTGGCTGTCACAGCATCAGCCACATAATGACAATAATGGCAGAGTTTAAGATAAAAAGTCTtgttgtacatactgtattttatagACAGAacaaatacaatacacacattaacacagaaTGTCCCAGTGTGCAGGCACATTTGCGCTTCTTTCCTCATGGAAGAACACTGGTCTCCTCCCATGTTTCTGtaacatttgcaaagccaatTATATCTGGTTGACCTTAACCCGCTTGACTAAGCACCAAAAGGCTACAAGAGGTCATGTGGTTTATTCAAAAAAAGTGAAGAGATGAATGAACGGCCATTGCCAAGTTTTACATGCCACTGGAATCATTAAAACCTTTACAAGAAAGTAGATTTGGGGTTTTAGGCAAATCAGTTATTTTGTGTACTTTAAATGCACCAGATTTCTTTGGAAAAACAATGAATAGAAACAGGCTACACATCATGTGGGgcagtgatttcttttttttacttttttttttcttttttttttttaaaccaagaCAAAGAGCTGCAATTGGAAATGAATTTCAACTGAACCTTTTGGGTAAAACGAAGGAATGATCCATGCCCTCCATGTCACTTTAGAAACAGCTGTGGTCTTGAAAATATTACTTTAATAAAAAGTGAACGACAGAAaattttaagtatatttatatataaaaatacatgagaATACAAAAAAGTAGCAAAACAATGGGGATATAGGCTAAAAACAGAATGAATTCATTGATACCTTCAATTTCTCCTGGTGAGACTTTTTAATGCTTCGCCTTGGAGAGCCCCAGGACTCCCAGTGTCGtgtcaaagagagaaaaaaagcttttgctAACAGCTGATATTCTCTGGTCCCTGCCCAGTGCACCCTGCAAAAAGCCTGGCCAATGTCTCATTAGCTTCTGTACCAGGCTGTTCAGTGGGGATGCAAATCAACTAAACCCAGGACACTAAGAGTGCCATATAATGACAAAGAAATAAACTACAGCCTGACTGAGTTTGCAGTTTGTTTAGggatttactttttttaaactaacATTCCTATTTGTCCGTTAAGAAGTATGTCTTACAACGACACACATCAAGAGTTATAAAAGGGCCGTTCTGGCAAACAGTGAAGTCAATTCAATCAAATTTCATAAACACATTGTGGCGTTTCCCTCAGAAGAGAACGGCCACCAAGGCCATCATTTCTTCACTAAGCCAACTCCCCCTGACAAAAAGATGGGGCCAAGTTTCCCAGAGAAAAGTAAACTTAGGTTCAGAACAATGGTTGGGGTGGGCTGGAACAAAAATCATTTTAGCATTCAAGCTCGTGTTACTCATACAAGCAATCTTCAATACTGAGAAACTATTCACAGATA is drawn from Thunnus albacares chromosome 2, fThuAlb1.1, whole genome shotgun sequence and contains these coding sequences:
- the LOC122970222 gene encoding immediate early response 3-interacting protein 1, which gives rise to MAFSLYSLIQAAILCVNAVAVLHEERFLSKIGWGVDQSVGGFGDEPGIKEQLMNLIRSVRTVMRVPLIAVNSVCIVLLLLFG